In Apium graveolens cultivar Ventura chromosome 10, ASM990537v1, whole genome shotgun sequence, the following are encoded in one genomic region:
- the LOC141693779 gene encoding uncharacterized protein LOC141693779 isoform X3 — protein sequence MTEVNSNPEIEGHHHLSIEMPQQSQLRPRSRLRKPSSFYLSEIIKDCPEVINMSITKKEDTLLHVVSSTKHTHFAQKVVNKMTVEDLELKNKNGETALCVAVASTVKMVDILLQKNYGLLEIRKRGGLPILCAIWCGDKDMVAHIYSKINLAETKWTQSDQKRILNSCLALGLFDIALKILIHYKKEGILKVDTRVLRYLAYDPSAFDGTVKPFIRRIIDAVSVLPGPIRGPTDNSKAAEIVRIMWREIIKQKHEDILKQIAGDPNRTIVEGILFTAARFGNYKFITEILRLYPDITWDKDDNKHTIFHVAVMNRHENVYSLLYGFGSKKLDITDNDGNNILHLAAIKPSQSRLNIVSGAALQMQRELLWFKEVKTMLNSVDRRKKNNEGKSPQQLFTDEHAKLMEKGESWMKQTAAQCMVVAALIATITFAAAFALPGGNKEDSGHPIFMKKSAFITFVVTDAISLCTSSTSILVFLAILTSRYTEYDFLASLPVKLMVGLLTLFISIATMMIAFSASFFLLYAYSMKWIPILVTTLAGLPVIIFAWLHYRLFFDVIHTTFSARYLFRPKKRLLG from the exons ATGACCGAAGTAAATTCTAATCCAGAAATTGAAGGACACCACCATCTTTCTATTGAAATGCCTCAACAGTCTCAACTGCGGCCGAGGTCGAGGCTACGGAAGCCTTCTTCATTTTACCTCTCAG AAATTATAAAAGATTGCCCGGAGGTGATAAACATGAGCATTACAAAGAAGGAAGATACTCTTCTTCATGTTGTATCATCTACAAAACACACTCACTTTGCTCAAAAGGTTGTGAACAAGATGACAGTTGAGGACTTGGAACTTAAAAACAAAAACGGGGAAACAGCTCTCTGTGTAGCTGTTGCTTCAACTGTTAAAATGGTTGACATTTTGCTGCAAAAAAATTACGGCCTTCTAGAGATACGTAAAAGAGGCGGTTTACCAATTTTGTGTGCCATTTGGTGTGGAGACAAAGACATGGTGGCACATATCTATTCCAAGATTAATCTGGCAGAAACAAAATGGACTCAATCAGATCAAAAACGTATTCTGAACTCTTGCCTTGCTTTGGGCCTATTTG ATATTGCACTAAAGATATTAATCCACTACAAGAAAGAAGGAATTCTGAAAGTAGATACTCGTGTGCTAAGGTATCTGGCTTATGATCCTTCCGCATTTGATGGAACTGTGAAACCTTTTATCAGAAGAATAATAGATGCAG TTTCAGTACTCCCTGGACCAATACGAGGACCCACTGACAACTCTAAAGCAGCTGAAATAGTCAGGATAATGTGGAGAGAAATTATTAAGCAGAAGCATGAAGACATATTAAAACAAATTGCTGGAGATCCAAATCGGACGATAGTGGAAGGGATTCTATTTACAGCTGCTAGATTTGGCAACTATAAATTTATAACTGAGATCCTTAGATTGTATCCTGACATTACATGGGACAAAGATGACAATAAACACACAATATTTCACGTTGCAGTTATGAATCGCCATGAGAATGTGTACAGTTTACTATATGGGTTTGGCTCAAAGAAGTTGGACATAACAGATAACGATGGAAATAATATTTTACATTTAGCTGCCATAAAACCTAGTCAAAGTCGACTTAATATCGTTTCTGGAGCAGCTCTTCAAATGCAAAGGGAACTACTGTGGTTTAAG GAGGTGAAAACCATGTTAAATTCAGTTGATAGAAGAAAGAAAAACAATGAAGGGAAAAGCCCCCAACAGTTATTCACTGACGAGCACGCAAAGTTAATGGAAAAAGGAGAAAGTTGGATGAAGCAAACAGCAGCTCAGTGCATGGTTGTTGCTGCCCTTATTGCCACTATTACATTTGCAGCTGCTTTCGCTTTACCTGGTGGTAACAAAGAGGATTCCGGACATCCAATATTCATGAAGAAGAGCGCCTTCATCACGTTTGTGGTAACAGACGCCATATCATTATGCACCTCTTCAACTTCCATACTTGTGTTCCTGGCAATTCTCACCTCTCGTTATACAGAATACGATTTCCTGGCATCCTTACCTGTAAAGTTGATGGTTGGACTCTTAACACTATTCATCTCAATTGCTACCATGATGATTGCTTTCAGCGCGAGTTTCTTTCTACTTTACGCATATAGCATGAAATGGATTCCTATACTAGTTACTACACTAGCTGGTTTGCCTGTTATTATATTTGCTTGGCTTCATTATCGTCTATTTTTCGACGTGATTCATACAACATTCAGTGCCAGGTATCTGTTTAGGCCTAAGAAACGCTTACTTGGCTAA
- the LOC141693779 gene encoding uncharacterized protein LOC141693779 isoform X2, with protein MTEVNSNPEIEGHHHLSIEMPQQSQLRPRSRLRKPSSFYLSEEQRDNYLKICVPLYNSALDGDWHAAEEIIKDCPEVINMSITKKEDTLLHVVSSTKHTHFAQKVVNKMTVEDLELKNKNGETALCVAVASTVKMVDILLQKNYGLLEIRKRGGLPILCAIWCGDKDMVAHIYSKINLAETKWTQSDQKRILNSCLALGLFDIALKILIHYKKEGILKVDTRVLRYLAYDPSAFDGTVKPFIRRIIDAVLPGPIRGPTDNSKAAEIVRIMWREIIKQKHEDILKQIAGDPNRTIVEGILFTAARFGNYKFITEILRLYPDITWDKDDNKHTIFHVAVMNRHENVYSLLYGFGSKKLDITDNDGNNILHLAAIKPSQSRLNIVSGAALQMQRELLWFKEVKTMLNSVDRRKKNNEGKSPQQLFTDEHAKLMEKGESWMKQTAAQCMVVAALIATITFAAAFALPGGNKEDSGHPIFMKKSAFITFVVTDAISLCTSSTSILVFLAILTSRYTEYDFLASLPVKLMVGLLTLFISIATMMIAFSASFFLLYAYSMKWIPILVTTLAGLPVIIFAWLHYRLFFDVIHTTFSARYLFRPKKRLLG; from the exons ATGACCGAAGTAAATTCTAATCCAGAAATTGAAGGACACCACCATCTTTCTATTGAAATGCCTCAACAGTCTCAACTGCGGCCGAGGTCGAGGCTACGGAAGCCTTCTTCATTTTACCTCTCAG AGGAACAAAGAGataattacttaaaaatatgTGTACCTCTGTATAATTCTGCTCTTGATGGTGACTGGCATGCTGCTGAAGAAATTATAAAAGATTGCCCGGAGGTGATAAACATGAGCATTACAAAGAAGGAAGATACTCTTCTTCATGTTGTATCATCTACAAAACACACTCACTTTGCTCAAAAGGTTGTGAACAAGATGACAGTTGAGGACTTGGAACTTAAAAACAAAAACGGGGAAACAGCTCTCTGTGTAGCTGTTGCTTCAACTGTTAAAATGGTTGACATTTTGCTGCAAAAAAATTACGGCCTTCTAGAGATACGTAAAAGAGGCGGTTTACCAATTTTGTGTGCCATTTGGTGTGGAGACAAAGACATGGTGGCACATATCTATTCCAAGATTAATCTGGCAGAAACAAAATGGACTCAATCAGATCAAAAACGTATTCTGAACTCTTGCCTTGCTTTGGGCCTATTTG ATATTGCACTAAAGATATTAATCCACTACAAGAAAGAAGGAATTCTGAAAGTAGATACTCGTGTGCTAAGGTATCTGGCTTATGATCCTTCCGCATTTGATGGAACTGTGAAACCTTTTATCAGAAGAATAATAGATGCAG TACTCCCTGGACCAATACGAGGACCCACTGACAACTCTAAAGCAGCTGAAATAGTCAGGATAATGTGGAGAGAAATTATTAAGCAGAAGCATGAAGACATATTAAAACAAATTGCTGGAGATCCAAATCGGACGATAGTGGAAGGGATTCTATTTACAGCTGCTAGATTTGGCAACTATAAATTTATAACTGAGATCCTTAGATTGTATCCTGACATTACATGGGACAAAGATGACAATAAACACACAATATTTCACGTTGCAGTTATGAATCGCCATGAGAATGTGTACAGTTTACTATATGGGTTTGGCTCAAAGAAGTTGGACATAACAGATAACGATGGAAATAATATTTTACATTTAGCTGCCATAAAACCTAGTCAAAGTCGACTTAATATCGTTTCTGGAGCAGCTCTTCAAATGCAAAGGGAACTACTGTGGTTTAAG GAGGTGAAAACCATGTTAAATTCAGTTGATAGAAGAAAGAAAAACAATGAAGGGAAAAGCCCCCAACAGTTATTCACTGACGAGCACGCAAAGTTAATGGAAAAAGGAGAAAGTTGGATGAAGCAAACAGCAGCTCAGTGCATGGTTGTTGCTGCCCTTATTGCCACTATTACATTTGCAGCTGCTTTCGCTTTACCTGGTGGTAACAAAGAGGATTCCGGACATCCAATATTCATGAAGAAGAGCGCCTTCATCACGTTTGTGGTAACAGACGCCATATCATTATGCACCTCTTCAACTTCCATACTTGTGTTCCTGGCAATTCTCACCTCTCGTTATACAGAATACGATTTCCTGGCATCCTTACCTGTAAAGTTGATGGTTGGACTCTTAACACTATTCATCTCAATTGCTACCATGATGATTGCTTTCAGCGCGAGTTTCTTTCTACTTTACGCATATAGCATGAAATGGATTCCTATACTAGTTACTACACTAGCTGGTTTGCCTGTTATTATATTTGCTTGGCTTCATTATCGTCTATTTTTCGACGTGATTCATACAACATTCAGTGCCAGGTATCTGTTTAGGCCTAAGAAACGCTTACTTGGCTAA
- the LOC141693779 gene encoding uncharacterized protein LOC141693779 isoform X1 encodes MTEVNSNPEIEGHHHLSIEMPQQSQLRPRSRLRKPSSFYLSEEQRDNYLKICVPLYNSALDGDWHAAEEIIKDCPEVINMSITKKEDTLLHVVSSTKHTHFAQKVVNKMTVEDLELKNKNGETALCVAVASTVKMVDILLQKNYGLLEIRKRGGLPILCAIWCGDKDMVAHIYSKINLAETKWTQSDQKRILNSCLALGLFDIALKILIHYKKEGILKVDTRVLRYLAYDPSAFDGTVKPFIRRIIDAVSVLPGPIRGPTDNSKAAEIVRIMWREIIKQKHEDILKQIAGDPNRTIVEGILFTAARFGNYKFITEILRLYPDITWDKDDNKHTIFHVAVMNRHENVYSLLYGFGSKKLDITDNDGNNILHLAAIKPSQSRLNIVSGAALQMQRELLWFKEVKTMLNSVDRRKKNNEGKSPQQLFTDEHAKLMEKGESWMKQTAAQCMVVAALIATITFAAAFALPGGNKEDSGHPIFMKKSAFITFVVTDAISLCTSSTSILVFLAILTSRYTEYDFLASLPVKLMVGLLTLFISIATMMIAFSASFFLLYAYSMKWIPILVTTLAGLPVIIFAWLHYRLFFDVIHTTFSARYLFRPKKRLLG; translated from the exons ATGACCGAAGTAAATTCTAATCCAGAAATTGAAGGACACCACCATCTTTCTATTGAAATGCCTCAACAGTCTCAACTGCGGCCGAGGTCGAGGCTACGGAAGCCTTCTTCATTTTACCTCTCAG AGGAACAAAGAGataattacttaaaaatatgTGTACCTCTGTATAATTCTGCTCTTGATGGTGACTGGCATGCTGCTGAAGAAATTATAAAAGATTGCCCGGAGGTGATAAACATGAGCATTACAAAGAAGGAAGATACTCTTCTTCATGTTGTATCATCTACAAAACACACTCACTTTGCTCAAAAGGTTGTGAACAAGATGACAGTTGAGGACTTGGAACTTAAAAACAAAAACGGGGAAACAGCTCTCTGTGTAGCTGTTGCTTCAACTGTTAAAATGGTTGACATTTTGCTGCAAAAAAATTACGGCCTTCTAGAGATACGTAAAAGAGGCGGTTTACCAATTTTGTGTGCCATTTGGTGTGGAGACAAAGACATGGTGGCACATATCTATTCCAAGATTAATCTGGCAGAAACAAAATGGACTCAATCAGATCAAAAACGTATTCTGAACTCTTGCCTTGCTTTGGGCCTATTTG ATATTGCACTAAAGATATTAATCCACTACAAGAAAGAAGGAATTCTGAAAGTAGATACTCGTGTGCTAAGGTATCTGGCTTATGATCCTTCCGCATTTGATGGAACTGTGAAACCTTTTATCAGAAGAATAATAGATGCAG TTTCAGTACTCCCTGGACCAATACGAGGACCCACTGACAACTCTAAAGCAGCTGAAATAGTCAGGATAATGTGGAGAGAAATTATTAAGCAGAAGCATGAAGACATATTAAAACAAATTGCTGGAGATCCAAATCGGACGATAGTGGAAGGGATTCTATTTACAGCTGCTAGATTTGGCAACTATAAATTTATAACTGAGATCCTTAGATTGTATCCTGACATTACATGGGACAAAGATGACAATAAACACACAATATTTCACGTTGCAGTTATGAATCGCCATGAGAATGTGTACAGTTTACTATATGGGTTTGGCTCAAAGAAGTTGGACATAACAGATAACGATGGAAATAATATTTTACATTTAGCTGCCATAAAACCTAGTCAAAGTCGACTTAATATCGTTTCTGGAGCAGCTCTTCAAATGCAAAGGGAACTACTGTGGTTTAAG GAGGTGAAAACCATGTTAAATTCAGTTGATAGAAGAAAGAAAAACAATGAAGGGAAAAGCCCCCAACAGTTATTCACTGACGAGCACGCAAAGTTAATGGAAAAAGGAGAAAGTTGGATGAAGCAAACAGCAGCTCAGTGCATGGTTGTTGCTGCCCTTATTGCCACTATTACATTTGCAGCTGCTTTCGCTTTACCTGGTGGTAACAAAGAGGATTCCGGACATCCAATATTCATGAAGAAGAGCGCCTTCATCACGTTTGTGGTAACAGACGCCATATCATTATGCACCTCTTCAACTTCCATACTTGTGTTCCTGGCAATTCTCACCTCTCGTTATACAGAATACGATTTCCTGGCATCCTTACCTGTAAAGTTGATGGTTGGACTCTTAACACTATTCATCTCAATTGCTACCATGATGATTGCTTTCAGCGCGAGTTTCTTTCTACTTTACGCATATAGCATGAAATGGATTCCTATACTAGTTACTACACTAGCTGGTTTGCCTGTTATTATATTTGCTTGGCTTCATTATCGTCTATTTTTCGACGTGATTCATACAACATTCAGTGCCAGGTATCTGTTTAGGCCTAAGAAACGCTTACTTGGCTAA
- the LOC141692644 gene encoding uncharacterized protein LOC141692644, translating to MEMSSAIVDGSSSSSTIDVDYLHPSDNPGMNDELRERMELFQELTVRIFNRQRSGVLHKEMEIDPENIEHTWQMLIEDKTKVSYAEVQQGMQYIKVWMAYIQLGKGKWFEEGNQSDKLELLRQGKEYFKQAREYIQQGIECIKKIRSDVHPEVLPGTRFEDRQGKEYIREASGSGSTNPVLQQESGLEDQQRMEYIREADTSGTNHVDWQGREYRSIPVPWQNRISKDQQGTGYIRQEESGGKNPVRRQYHRFENGIENVRQAGRSGTNHVHRLDHGFEDRQGIEYIQQASRSGTNHARRQEHGLEDRQGMEYIRQADRSGTNHARHHHEHGFEDRQEMEYIHEAVTRSSTSHELQQEGEDEDS from the exons ATGGAGATGTCGTCTGCTATTGTTGATGGTTCTTCATCGTCATCTACAATTGATGTAGATTATCTTCATCCTTCTGATAATCCAG GTATGAATGATGAACTGCGAGAAAGGATGGAGCTATTTCAGGAATTGACAGTAAGAATATTCAATAGACAAAGATCAGGTGTATTGCATAAAGAGATGGAAATTGATCCAGAAAATATAGAACACACTTGGCAAATGCTTATTGAAGACAAAACAAAAGTTAGCTATGCTGAAGTGCAACAAGGGATGCAGTACATTAAGGTATGGATGGCGTATATTCAACTAGGGAAGGGGAAATGGTTTGAAGAAGGAAATCAATCGGATAAATTAGAGCTACTCAGGCAAGGGAAGGAGTATTTTAAGCAAGCGAGGGAGTATATTCAGCAAGGGATCGAATGTATTAAAAAAATAAGATCAGATGTGCATCCTGAAGTGCTGCCAGGCACCAGATTTGAAGATCGTCAAGGGAAAGAGTATATTCGAGAAGCAAGTGGATCGGGTAGTACTAATCCTGTACTTCAACAAGAGAGTGGACTTGAAGATCAGCAGAGGATGGAGTACATTCGAGAAGCGGATACATCAGGTACCAATCATGTAGACTGGCAAGGGAGGGAGTATAGATCCATTCCTGTACCTTGGCAAAATCGCATATCTAAAGATCAGCAAGGGACGGGGTATATCCGACAAGAGGAATCCGGTGGTAAGAATCCGGTACGCCGGCAATATCACAGATTTGAAAATGGGATTGAGAATGTTCGACAAGCAGGTAGATCGGGTACTAATCATGTACATCGCCTAGATCACGGATTTGAAGATCGGCAAGGGATTGAGTATATTCAACAAGCAAGTAGATCAGGTACTAATCATGCACGTCGTCAAGAACATGGATTGGAAGATCGGCAAGGGATGGAGTATATTCGACAAGCAGATAGATCAGGTACTAATCATGCACGTCATCACCATGAGCACGGATTTGAAGATCGGCAAGAGATGGAGTATATTCATGAAGCAGTAACTAGATCAAGTACAAGTCATGAATTACAGCAAGAGGGTGAAGACGAGGATTCATAA